One genomic segment of Chelonia mydas isolate rCheMyd1 chromosome 1, rCheMyd1.pri.v2, whole genome shotgun sequence includes these proteins:
- the CNGA4 gene encoding cyclic nucleotide-gated cation channel alpha-4, translated as MQVDAKWGRHPIGYLSKKLLPWEQNYAAIEKKCLAMGRPLKSCSRIYWGGALRSKRRKKETWVLDPSGDVHYWWLNIMVVPILYNWIILICRSCFPEVQQLHLALWLSLDYLSDLLYLLDIAVRLHTGFLEQGMLVRDRAQMAQHYLRSAHLPWDVASVLPTDLLYLRLGLRVPAVRANRLLRTPRLFEALDRRETRTARPHAFRIARLMLYAFVAIHWHACAYYALSGAIGYGADAWVYPNHSRPGFARPLRQYLHSFYLATLVLATVGDTPAPQRPEELLFTAAGFLLAVLGLATVLGSVGSVVASRSAAEAALYPDAERVRGYLRLHRVGRRLETRVARWHQHLQLHQKVTNEQQALQHLPRPLRAEVAVSVHLATLRKVQLFQACERGLLEELVLRLRPQVYSPGEYVCRKGDIGREMYFVREGRLAVVGDDGRTQLAVLGEGLYFGEISIINIKGNRSGNRRTANIQSIGYSDLFCLSKEDLQAVLSEFPSAKAALEAKGREILLGMDKLDVKAVEEESARQREAERRTGALEDALDALQTKFARLLAELESSAFKLALRIERLEWQTQAWAGAGGEGPGAVPRQ; from the exons ATGCAGGTCGATGCTAAGTGGGGGAGACACCCCATCgggtacctgagcaagaagctgctgccctgggagcagaactATGCGGCCATTGAGAAGAAATGCCTGGCCATGGGCAGGCCCCTGAAAAGCTGCAGCCGGATCTATTGGGGCGGCGCTTTGCGGT ccaaaagaagaaaaaaaga GACCTGGGTCCTGGACCCCTCCGGGGATGTGCACTATTGGTGGCTCAATATCATGGTGGTTCCCATCCTGTACAACTGGATCATCCTCATCTGCAG GTCCTGCTTCCCCGAGGTGCAACAGCTGCACCTGGCCCTGTGGCTGAGCCTGGATTACCTGAGTGACCTGCTTTACCTGCTGGACATCGCGGTGCGCCTCCACACTG GCTTCCTGGAGCAGGGGATGCTGGTGCGGGACCGGGCCCAGATGGCCCAGCACTACCTGCGCTCTGCCCACCTGCCGTGGGACGTGGCCTCGGTGCTGCCCACCGACCTGCTGTACCTGCGGCTGGGCCTGCGGGTGCCGGCCGTGCGGGCCAACCGCCTCCTGCGCACGCCGCGCCTCTTCGAGGCCCTGGACCGGCGGGAGACGCGCACGGCCCGGCCCCACGCCTTCCGCATCGCCAGGCTCATGCTCTACGCCTTCGTCGCCATCCACTGGCACGCCTGCGCCTACTACGCGCTCTCGGGCGCCATCGGCTACGGGGCGGACGCCTGGGTGTACCCCAACCACAGCCGGCCCGGCTTCGCCCGCCCGCTCCGCCAGTACCTCCACAGCTTCTACCTCGCCACGCTGGTGCTGGCCACCGTGGGCGACACGCCCGCGCCCCAGCGCCCGGAGGAGCTCCTCTTCACCGCGGCCGGCTTCCTGCTGGCCGTCCTGGGCCTCGCCACCGTCCTGGGCAGCGTGGGCTCCGTCGTCGCCAGCCGCAGCGCGGCCGAGGCCGCCCTCTACCCCGACGCCGAGCGGGTGCGGGGCTACCTGCGGCTGCACCGCGTGGGCCGGCGCCTGGAGACCCGCGTGGCCCGCTGGCACCagcacctgcagctccaccagaagGTGACCAACGAGCAGCAGGCCCTGCAGCACCTGCCCCGGCCGCTGCGGGCCGAGGTGGCGGTGAGCGTGCACCTGGCCACGCTGCGCAAGGTGCAGCTCTTCCAGGCCTGCGAGCGGGGCCTGCTGGAGGAGCTGGTGCTCCGGCTGCGGCCCCAGGTCTACAGCCCGGGCGAGTACGTCTGCCGCAAGGGCGACATCGGGCGGGAGATGTACTTCGTCCGCGAGGGGCGGCTGGCCGTGGTGGGCGACGACGGGCGCACGCAGCTCGCCGTGCTGGGCGAGGGGCTCTACTTCGGGGAAATCAGCATCATTAACATCAAGG GGAACAGGTCGGGGAACCGGCGCACGGCCAACATCCAGAGCATCGGCTACTCGGACCTGTTCTGCCTGTCCAAGGAGGACCTGCAGGCCGTGCTGAGCGAGTTCCCCAGTGCCAAGGCCGCGCTGGAGGCCAAGGGCCGGGAGATCCTCCTGGGCATGGACAAGCTGGACGTGAAGGCCGTGGAGGAGGAGAGCGCGCGCCAGCGGGAGGCCGAGCGGCGTACGGGGGCCCTGGAGGACGCGCTGGACGCCCTGCAGACCAAGTTTGCCCGGCTGCTGGCCGAGCTGGAGTCCAGCGCCTTCAAGCTGGCGCTGCGCATCGAGCGCCTGGAGTGGCAGACGCAGGCCTGGGCTGGCGCCGGCGGGGAAGGCCCAGGGGCTGTGCCCAGGCAGTGA